The following coding sequences are from one Pseudonocardia sp. HH130630-07 window:
- the fdxA gene encoding ferredoxin — translation MTYVIAEPCVDLLDKACIEECPVDCIYEGGRMLYIHPDECVDCGACEPVCPVEAIYYEDDVPDQWAAYTKANVDFFDELGSPGGASKVGKVDMDVEPAKSLPPQEHDE, via the coding sequence GTGACCTACGTGATCGCCGAGCCCTGCGTCGACCTGCTCGACAAGGCGTGCATCGAGGAATGCCCGGTGGACTGCATCTACGAGGGTGGCCGGATGCTCTACATCCACCCCGACGAGTGCGTCGACTGCGGTGCCTGCGAGCCGGTCTGCCCCGTGGAGGCCATCTACTACGAGGACGACGTGCCCGACCAGTGGGCCGCCTACACCAAGGCGAACGTCGACTTCTTCGACGAGCTCGGCTCGCCGGGCGGTGCCTCGAAGGTCGGCAAGGTCGACATGGACGTCGAGCCGGCGAAGAGCCTGCCGCCGCAGGAACACGACGAGTGA
- the tsaD gene encoding tRNA (adenosine(37)-N6)-threonylcarbamoyltransferase complex transferase subunit TsaD: protein MSLVLGIETSCDETGAGLVRDGVLLGEGLASSADEHTRFGGVVPEIAARAHVSAVTPMVRAAVDAAGVSLADVDAVAVTAGPGLSPALHVGVAAAKAYAAALDVPLYGVHHLAGHAAVDVLEHGPLPPRCVCLIVSGGHTSLLALGDLARDPVEHLGDTVDDAAGEAFDKVARLLGLPYPGGPSVSRAALDGDPAAIAFPRPMTGPRDAAFGFSFSGLKTAVARHVESAQDAGRAVGTADVAASFQMAVVDVLVRKALRACRERGADTLLMVGGVAANRVLRTEMERACAGAGITLRVPAPRLCTDNGAMIAALGDLLVRSGAEPAGLASTAVPTVPLTGASVPAAPATGEAAAFALPTSVAARPATAS from the coding sequence GTGTCGCTGGTACTGGGGATCGAGACGTCGTGCGACGAGACCGGGGCCGGGCTCGTCCGGGACGGCGTGCTGCTCGGTGAGGGCCTCGCCTCGTCGGCGGACGAGCACACCCGCTTCGGCGGTGTCGTCCCGGAGATCGCGGCGCGGGCCCACGTCAGCGCCGTGACGCCGATGGTGCGCGCCGCCGTCGACGCCGCCGGGGTGTCGCTGGCCGACGTCGACGCGGTCGCCGTCACGGCCGGGCCCGGGCTGTCCCCGGCGCTGCACGTCGGGGTCGCGGCGGCCAAGGCCTACGCGGCGGCGCTGGACGTCCCGCTGTACGGGGTGCACCACCTCGCCGGGCACGCCGCCGTCGACGTGCTGGAGCACGGGCCGTTGCCGCCGCGGTGCGTCTGCCTGATCGTCTCCGGCGGGCACACCTCGCTGCTCGCGCTGGGTGATCTCGCGCGGGACCCGGTGGAGCACCTCGGCGACACCGTCGACGACGCGGCGGGGGAGGCCTTCGACAAGGTCGCTCGGCTGCTGGGGCTCCCGTATCCCGGCGGGCCGTCGGTCTCCCGGGCCGCGCTCGACGGCGACCCCGCGGCGATCGCCTTCCCGCGGCCGATGACCGGGCCACGGGACGCGGCGTTCGGCTTCTCCTTCTCCGGGCTGAAGACGGCCGTCGCCCGGCACGTCGAGTCGGCCCAGGACGCCGGCCGCGCGGTCGGGACCGCCGACGTCGCGGCGTCGTTCCAGATGGCCGTCGTGGACGTGCTGGTGCGCAAGGCGTTGCGGGCCTGCCGCGAACGCGGTGCCGACACGCTGCTGATGGTCGGCGGGGTGGCGGCGAACCGGGTGCTGCGCACGGAGATGGAGCGGGCCTGCGCCGGTGCCGGCATCACCCTGCGGGTCCCTGCGCCGCGGCTGTGCACCGACAACGGCGCGATGATCGCCGCGCTGGGGGACCTGCTCGTCCGCTCCGGGGCCGAGCCCGCCGGGCTGGCGTCGACGGCGGTGCCGACCGTCCCGCTGACCGGCGCGTCGGTCCCGGCCGCCCCGGCGACCGGCGAGGCCGCGGCGTTCGCCCTGCCGACCTCGGTCGCGGCCCGGCCGGCCACCGCCTCGTAA
- a CDS encoding GNAT family N-acetyltransferase, which yields MLEKAHGRRVALRYRIAPDGSTGPRFTDAVGELAPDGPDGVIVHTRSGPVRVDRDAVVAVREVPPAPARRASRAAVARLERLRSAAWPAPVRREHGGWLLRSAGGWSKRANSALALADPGSTVAGALAAVTRFAEEHGIEPLVQAPVGSPWSNRVLEEGWAVRADPGECLVLVAAIDDVLPPGTAAADLPPEPPAAWWSVFGEPVPAPGSMARAVLVPEPGPGGPLLGFGTTVSETGGTTGAVSAAIVADHVYVARLQVRESHRRRGIGATLMRDALAWARTRGARHATLDVTADNAPARALYAHDGWTEHHRYHYLAPPR from the coding sequence ATGCTGGAGAAAGCCCACGGGAGACGAGTTGCACTCCGGTACCGCATTGCACCCGACGGCTCGACCGGGCCACGGTTCACCGACGCGGTCGGCGAGCTCGCCCCGGACGGGCCGGACGGTGTGATCGTGCACACCCGGTCGGGTCCCGTCCGGGTGGACCGGGACGCCGTCGTCGCCGTGCGGGAGGTGCCACCGGCCCCGGCGCGCCGGGCGTCGCGGGCCGCGGTAGCCCGGCTGGAGCGGTTGCGGTCGGCGGCCTGGCCGGCGCCGGTGCGCCGCGAGCACGGCGGCTGGCTGCTCCGGTCCGCCGGCGGCTGGTCCAAGCGCGCGAACTCGGCGCTGGCGCTGGCCGATCCCGGCAGCACGGTCGCCGGGGCCCTCGCCGCGGTGACCCGGTTCGCCGAGGAGCACGGCATCGAGCCGCTCGTCCAGGCACCCGTCGGTTCGCCGTGGTCGAACCGGGTACTGGAGGAGGGCTGGGCCGTCCGCGCGGACCCGGGTGAGTGCCTGGTCCTGGTGGCGGCGATCGACGACGTCCTGCCGCCCGGCACCGCCGCGGCCGACCTGCCGCCGGAACCCCCGGCAGCCTGGTGGTCGGTGTTCGGCGAACCGGTCCCGGCGCCGGGGTCGATGGCGCGGGCGGTCCTCGTCCCGGAACCGGGTCCCGGCGGCCCGCTGCTCGGGTTCGGCACGACCGTCTCCGAGACCGGTGGGACGACCGGCGCGGTGAGTGCGGCGATCGTGGCCGATCACGTCTACGTCGCGCGCCTGCAGGTGCGGGAGTCCCACCGGCGGCGCGGGATCGGCGCGACACTGATGCGCGACGCCCTGGCCTGGGCCCGGACCAGGGGTGCCCGGCACGCGACCCTCGACGTGACCGCGGACAACGCCCCCGCCAGGGCCCTCTACGCCCACGACGGCTGGACCGAGCACCACCGCTACCACTACCTGGCCCCGCCCCGTTGA
- the mshB gene encoding N-acetyl-1-D-myo-inositol-2-amino-2-deoxy-alpha-D-glucopyranoside deacetylase, translating into MLVHAHPDDETLTSGGTIARYTAEADTGVTVVTCTLGEEGEVIPPELAQLAPDRGDQLGGYRTRELDAALAALGGPEHHYLGGTGRWRDTGMVLAGHGTRAALPAELHPRAFARPDVFGTQLAQLLDVIDAVRPQVLVSYAADGTYGHPDHVRAHELTAAAAKARPDVVAKLYFAVRSTELLDEGLAELLDACGDDPGRTGLRWPEPDEHPGHDAGAVTTRVDVSAHDDERIAAMRAHATQIDVRCGGGWTAFAMSNGIVQPLLGVEEFVLDGAEPGTSETDLFEGVET; encoded by the coding sequence ATGCTCGTACACGCCCACCCGGACGACGAGACCCTGACCAGCGGCGGCACGATCGCCCGCTACACCGCCGAGGCCGACACCGGCGTCACGGTCGTCACCTGCACGCTCGGCGAGGAGGGCGAGGTCATCCCGCCGGAGCTCGCCCAGCTCGCCCCGGACCGGGGCGACCAGCTCGGCGGCTACCGGACCCGCGAGCTGGACGCCGCGCTCGCCGCCCTCGGTGGCCCGGAGCACCACTACCTCGGCGGGACCGGACGCTGGCGCGACACCGGCATGGTGCTCGCCGGGCACGGCACCCGGGCCGCGCTGCCCGCGGAGCTGCACCCGCGGGCGTTCGCCCGGCCGGACGTCTTCGGCACCCAGCTGGCCCAGCTGCTCGACGTGATCGACGCCGTCCGCCCGCAGGTGCTCGTCTCCTACGCCGCCGACGGGACCTACGGGCACCCCGACCACGTCCGCGCGCACGAGCTGACCGCCGCCGCCGCGAAGGCGCGCCCGGACGTCGTCGCGAAGCTGTACTTCGCCGTCCGCTCGACCGAGCTGCTCGACGAGGGCCTCGCCGAGCTGCTCGACGCCTGCGGTGACGACCCCGGCCGGACCGGGCTGCGCTGGCCGGAGCCGGACGAGCACCCCGGACACGACGCCGGCGCCGTCACCACCCGGGTCGACGTCTCCGCCCACGACGACGAGCGGATCGCGGCGATGCGGGCGCACGCCACGCAGATCGACGTCCGCTGCGGCGGTGGCTGGACGGCGTTCGCGATGAGCAACGGCATCGTGCAGCCGCTGCTCGGTGTCGAGGAGTTCGTTCTGGACGGCGCGGAACCGGGTACCTCGGAGACGGACCTGTTCGAAGGGGTGGAGACGTGA
- a CDS encoding ABC transporter ATP-binding protein — translation MSSTGVTTLSEHLLEVRDLHVHFGGGSDPVRAVNGVSWHVDRGETLAIVGESGSGKSVSALSLLGLVPPSATVAGGEVLLQGRSLLTLPEARRREVRGAEVAMVVQDPLTALNPVYTVGDQIAEAIRAHDRGTGRAAARRRAVDLLGEVGIADPATRSRQYPHEFSGGMRQRVLIATALANDPKVLIADEPTTALDVTVQAQIMDLLARLQDRRGTAIVLITHDLGLVAAHADRIVVMYGGRVVETAPCEEIFAEPRHAYTHGLLAALSRIDRARPAKLEPIPGRPPDPAHLPPGCAFHPRCRFATAECTDTVPPLVGPAGRSGHRHACRHTDRVAAAVATPVEPALEQSVPGVRVAAVAAEAEPVVAPGAVAERAVLEVRGLTRTFPVRGGRAFRRPAGVVRAVDGIDLEIGAGETLALVGESGCGKSTTARAILRLLEPTSGTVRVGDREVTALSRDELRRARADMQIVFQDPSGSLNPRMTVGAILAEKYTLLGGQPTASTVPDLLETVGLAAEHAGRYPHELSGGQLQRVGIARAIALDPSFVVLDEPVSALDVSVRAQVLNLLEQLQRDAGLGYLFITHDLSVVRHVADRVAVMYLGEIVETAGRDDLFADPRHPYTRALISAAPVPDPRAERERERIVLGGDVPDPADPPSGCRFRTRCQKLPQLDGTDRRRCVEERPVLRAGTDVSHRVACHFAGV, via the coding sequence GTGTCCTCGACGGGGGTGACGACGCTGAGCGAGCATCTGCTCGAGGTCCGCGACCTGCACGTCCACTTCGGTGGCGGCTCGGACCCGGTCCGCGCGGTGAACGGCGTGAGCTGGCACGTGGACCGCGGGGAGACACTCGCGATCGTCGGCGAGTCCGGATCGGGCAAGTCGGTGTCGGCGCTGAGCCTGCTCGGGCTCGTCCCGCCCTCGGCGACCGTGGCCGGCGGGGAGGTCCTGCTCCAGGGACGCTCGCTGCTGACGCTGCCCGAGGCCCGCCGGCGCGAGGTGCGCGGGGCGGAGGTGGCGATGGTCGTCCAGGACCCGCTGACCGCGCTCAACCCGGTGTACACCGTCGGTGACCAGATCGCCGAGGCGATCCGGGCGCACGACCGCGGCACCGGCCGGGCGGCCGCCCGCCGCCGGGCCGTCGACCTGCTCGGTGAGGTCGGTATCGCCGATCCCGCGACCCGGTCGCGGCAGTACCCGCACGAGTTCTCCGGCGGCATGCGGCAACGCGTCCTGATCGCGACGGCGCTGGCCAACGACCCGAAGGTGCTCATCGCCGACGAACCGACGACGGCGCTCGACGTGACGGTCCAGGCCCAGATCATGGACCTGCTGGCGCGGCTGCAGGACCGGCGCGGCACCGCGATCGTCCTGATCACCCACGACCTCGGGCTGGTCGCCGCGCACGCCGACCGGATCGTCGTCATGTACGGCGGGCGGGTGGTCGAGACCGCGCCCTGCGAGGAGATCTTCGCCGAGCCCCGGCACGCCTACACCCACGGCCTGCTCGCCGCGCTGTCCCGGATCGACCGGGCCCGCCCGGCGAAGCTGGAGCCGATCCCCGGCCGGCCGCCGGACCCGGCGCACCTCCCGCCGGGCTGCGCGTTCCATCCGCGCTGCCGGTTCGCGACGGCGGAGTGCACGGACACGGTGCCCCCGCTCGTCGGGCCGGCCGGGCGCTCGGGGCACCGGCACGCCTGCCGGCACACCGACCGGGTGGCGGCCGCCGTCGCGACCCCGGTGGAACCGGCCCTGGAACAGTCCGTGCCGGGCGTCCGCGTGGCCGCCGTGGCCGCGGAAGCGGAGCCCGTGGTCGCGCCCGGCGCCGTCGCGGAGCGGGCCGTGCTCGAGGTCCGGGGCCTCACCAGGACCTTCCCGGTCCGCGGCGGGCGGGCGTTCCGGCGGCCGGCCGGCGTCGTACGGGCCGTCGACGGGATCGACCTGGAGATCGGCGCGGGGGAGACGCTGGCCCTCGTCGGCGAGTCCGGCTGCGGCAAGTCGACCACCGCGAGGGCGATCCTCCGGCTGCTGGAGCCGACGTCGGGCACCGTGCGCGTCGGCGACCGCGAGGTGACCGCACTGTCCCGGGACGAGCTGCGCCGGGCCCGGGCGGACATGCAGATCGTGTTCCAGGACCCGTCCGGATCGCTCAACCCGCGGATGACGGTCGGCGCGATCCTCGCCGAGAAGTACACCCTGCTCGGCGGCCAGCCGACCGCGTCGACGGTCCCGGACCTGCTGGAGACGGTCGGCCTCGCCGCCGAGCACGCCGGCCGGTACCCGCACGAGCTGTCCGGCGGGCAGTTGCAGCGGGTCGGCATCGCCAGGGCGATCGCGCTCGACCCGTCGTTCGTGGTGCTCGACGAGCCGGTCTCCGCGCTGGACGTCTCCGTCCGGGCCCAGGTGCTGAACCTGCTGGAGCAGCTGCAGCGCGACGCCGGCCTCGGCTACCTGTTCATCACCCACGACCTGTCCGTGGTGCGCCACGTCGCGGACCGGGTCGCGGTCATGTACCTCGGCGAGATCGTCGAGACGGCCGGCCGGGACGACCTGTTCGCCGACCCCCGCCACCCCTACACCCGCGCGCTGATCTCGGCGGCCCCGGTCCCGGACCCGCGCGCGGAACGGGAGCGGGAGCGGATCGTGCTCGGCGGGGACGTGCCCGACCCGGCCGATCCGCCGTCGGGCTGCCGGTTTCGGACCCGGTGCCAGAAGCTGCCGCAGCTGGACGGGACCGACCGGCGGCGGTGCGTGGAGGAGCGGCCGGTGCTGCGGGCCGGGACGGACGTGTCGCACCGGGTGGCGTGCCACTTCGCCGGGGTGTGA